In Salvelinus fontinalis isolate EN_2023a chromosome 25, ASM2944872v1, whole genome shotgun sequence, one genomic interval encodes:
- the bdh1 gene encoding D-beta-hydroxybutyrate dehydrogenase, mitochondrial, translated as MASLSFVRGALLVSFSVLLTVVLGFGLPTLLNAVAKCCGFPETSVTECIVGVYFIFVLYVATPRIPRGSIEVKGKAVFITGCDSGFGHATAKHLHKLGFTVFAGCLFKEKGGEGSMELEEMQSDRMKVLQLDVCSEEQVNRAVEYVNTHLDDSQRGLWAVLNNAGVSTFGEVEFTTMETYRQVSEVNLWGVIRVTKALLPLIRRAKGRVVNLASMYGRMGNALRSPYCVSKYGVEAFSDCLRYEMKAWGVKVSVIEPGNFIVATGILTRDIVATTADKLWREAHPGVQEDYGHAHFDKHMALMRSYCSSGQKDVQPVLDDITDAITSRRPFTRYNPMEPHWWIRMQVMTHLPAAISDRLYF; from the exons ATGGCTTCGCTGTCGTTCGTTCGAGGCGCTCTACTCGTGTCGTTTTCAGTTCTTTTGACAGTAGTTCTGGGGTTCGGACTCCCAACGTTGCTGAATGCTGTCGCTAAATGCTGTGGTTTTCCTGAGACCAGCGTGACAGAGTGCATAGTCGGGGTGTATTTCATTTTTGTACTCTATGTCGCGACACCACGGATACCCAGAGGATCGATAGAG GTAAAGGGAAAGGCAGTATTCATCACAGGCTGTGACAGTGGGTTTGGTCATGCCACGGCTAAGCACCTCCACAAACTGGGCTTCACTGTCTTCGCTGGATGTCTGTTCaag GAGAAGGGTGGGGAGGGGTCTATGGAGCTGGAGGAGATGCAGTCAGATCGGATGAAGGTGCTTCAGCTGGATGTCTGCAGTGAGGAACAGGTGAACAGAGCTGTGGAGTACGTTAACACACACCTGGACGACtcacagagag GTCTGTGGGCGGTGCTGAACAATGCAGGTGTGTCTACGTTTGGTGAGGTGGAGTTTACGACCATGGAGACGTACCGCCAGGTGTCAGAGGTCAACCTGTGGGGGGTTATCAGGGTCACCAAGGCCCTCCTGCCCCTCATCCGTAGGGCCAAAG GTCGTGTGGTCAACCTGGCCAGTATGTATGGGCGGATGGGCAATGCCCTGCGTTCTCCATACTGTGTGTCTAAATATGGTGTGGAAGCATTCTCCGACTGTCTACGTTACGAGATGAAGGCCTGGGGGGTGAAGGTCTCCGTCATCGAGCCGGGGAACTTCATTGTGGCCACGGGCATCCTGACCCGGGACATTGTGGCGACTACGGCTGATAAACTGTGGCGCGAGGCGCACCCTGGTGTCCAGGAGGACTATGGCCACGCCCACTTCGACAAACACATGGCTCTGATGAGGTCATACTGTAGCAGCGGACAGAAGGATGTCCAACCCGTCCTGGATGACATCACCGACGCCATCACGTCACGCCGCCCGTTCACGCGCTATAACCCCATGGAGCCTCATTGGTGGATCAGGATGCAGGTGATGACACACCTACCGGCCGCCATCTCCGACCGTCTCTACTTCTGA